The following DNA comes from Simkania negevensis Z.
TGCTATAATGAGAGGCAAATGATACAAGGCGTTTTTCGCGAGGCAAGCCTCACAAATGACTCAAAAATTTCTTAGACGAGGGCCGTTGTGCAATCCGAGCAACTAACCTCTCGCCAAGTTAGAAGTCTCTCCTCCATTTTATCATTATACTCGCCCGCATACAGTCAAAACCCAATCAGATTTAATTCAAACGAACCTACGGGGATCTATGTCAACACAGACTGATGTGAGTTTCAGTAAATGGCGCTCATTTTTGTGGCCAATTCAAGGAAGAGAAATTAAAAAATTTCTTCCTCTTCTCCTGATTTACGCTCTCATTTGTCTTAACTATAGCGTCTTAAAAGTCGCAAAAGACACACTTGTCATTACAGCCCCTGGATCAGGCGCAGAAGCAATCCCGTTTATCAAGGTCTGGGTCATTCTCCCCATGGCACTCCTCGTAACTTATCTCTTTACTCGCCTCTTCAATCGATTTAGCCAAGAACAAGTGTTTTACATCATGATCGGGAGCTTCATTTCGTTTTTCGCTCTATTTGCATTTGTCCTCTACCCCTTGCGAGATTTTCTTCATCCTCATGACACAGCTGATAAATTACAAGCCATGCTTCCACAGGGATTCCAAGGGCTCATAGCCATTTTCCGTAACTGGTCCTATACCCTCTTTTATGTGATGTCTGAGCTATGGGGAACCGCTATTATGTCTGTCCTCTTTTGGGGATTCACAAATGAAATTATTTCTGTAGGTGAGGCCAAAAGGTATTATGGAATTCTCAGTGTAGGGGCCAATATTGCAACTATTTTTTCAGGGTACATCACCACCTTTCTCTCTTTGCAAGTGATTGACATGTCATTCATTTTTGGACCTGACCGCTGGGGACAATCATTAGGTCTTGTGACATGTGTTGTTGTTGCAGCAGGTCTCCTTATTATGGCCCTTTTCAGATGGTACAACAAGCGAGTCATTAATCGTGATGCAGTACTATTAAAAATGAAACAAGACCACACAGAAACGAAGAAGACCATGAAAATGGGAATGCGTAAGAATTTTGCTTACCTTGCAAAATCAAAGTATTTAATTTGCATTGCAGTTCTGGTTGTTGCATTCAATGTTGGAATCAACATGGTCGAAATTATCTGGAAAGATCAAATCAAAGAACTGTATCCCAATCCCAACGATTTTATTGTTTATATGGGGAAGGTCATGAGTGCAATTGGTTGGGTTGCAACATTTGTCGGACTATTTCTCAGTAGTAATTTAATCAGGCGCTTAGGATGGACTGTCAGCGCCTTAATCACTCCTGTTGCTCTCCTCGTAACAGGTGTTTTCTTTTTCGGATTCATTCTCTTTAAAAACAACCCTACATTAGTGGGTTGGACAGCCGCCATAGGATTTACACCTCTTGCACTAGGGGTTCTCTTTGGGACAATCCAAAATGTGATGTCTCGAGCATGTAAATACACCTTATTTGACTCTACAAAAGAAATAGCGTTTATCCCCCTTAGCCCTGAGTCCAAGCTAAAAGGAAAAGCTGCAATTGATGGAGTAGGCTCTCGCGTTGGAAAGTCCGGAGGGTCGATTGTTCATGGTGGACTACTGATGCTCTTCGGCTCCGTTTCTCTCAGCGCACCTTACGTCGGCTTGATCTTACTCGCCGTTGTTTTCGGTTGGATTGGTGCAGCTCGTTCACTCGGGAGACAATTTAATCTCCTTACGACGCATCATGAAAAACTCGAGATTAACGAGGAGGCACAGCCCTCCGAAAAAAAGCCCTTACTTGAATCCGTTTAAGTTCGTAAATACGGGTATGCCATATCCGCCTCGAATGGCAGATTCAACATGGCGTAGCATCTGTTCTACGTGGTTTCGAAAGACAGGTTCTTGAGCAAGCTTAGGAAGCAAATAGCTCCAATTGTAAATCACATTACCAGGTACGCCAAAGCGGCTTTGCCCTGATGCAAACCAAAGGAGCCAACTCGGCCTTGTATTCATGCAATAACGTAAACGGGAGTGCCAATGATCGACCAGATCTTCTGTGAGAGCGAATTGAAGTTCTTCTTGAATGATCCAATCTAAGCAATAACTATACTTTCGCCCATCGAATAGATCTGCCAAAATTTCTTCTTCAATAAATTTAAGAAGTGTGGCTGGATGCCCCTCTGCGTACGGGATTACGTAAGCATAAATGCCTGTTTTTTCTACAAATTTTTCTCTTACAATATCGACAAAGGCATGAAGTTTCATTCCCCCTTCAAAAGGAGTACGACTTGCTCCCACTTCCTCAATAGAATAGACCTCAGCATGAGTCCATTCCCTGGGGATATTGGCAACGTAACGGATATCGGGAAAGAGATTTCCTAAAACAAAATCTCTAAGAGCTTCCTGTGTTGCAATGGGGTTTTGCTCGGCCCATTTCTCAGCAAAATAGAGGTGGGTCATCGGACCGGCAGCAAAAAGAGAAAAAGGAAGTAGTAAGATCCATAAAAACTTTTTCATAAAAACCTCCAGAAAAAATCATTCCAAACAGAATAGTACGATTAAAAATTATACTCAAACGACTTCTATACTCAAACTCTGGGGTTTCAAAAGATGCTTTGCTCTACCCAAAATTCACCTTTAAAAGTTGTTTGAGTATAAAGTGTAGAGGGAGTCGATAATGATGCTTTTTTTTTCTAAGTTATGCCATAATGACTCCTATGCAAAATATTATTGAATTTATCGCAGATCACAGTAACTACGCTCCCTGGATGGCATTTGGAATGATCATCCTAGCGGGATTTAACATTCCCCTAAGTATTGATGTTATCATGATCGTTAGCGCTGTCTTAGCCGCAACAACGATTCCAGAGCATACATACTCTCTTTACTTCAGCATTCTAGTTGGAGCTTACTTTTCAGCTTGGATTGCTTACGGAGTAGGGAGAACTATTGGCAGAAAGCTTCTGAAACTTCGGTGGTTCTCTAAAATTTTGCACGAAGAACGCCTGACAAAAGTGGGCGCCTTTTATGATAAACATGGATTTTTAACTTTGCTTTTAGGCCGCTTCATCCCTTTTGGGGTTCGCAATTGCATTTTTATGACTGCAGGAATGAGTCACTCCCATTTTGGGAAGTTCGCCATGCGTGATATGGTTGCCTGCTTTGTATGGGCAACTACGTGCTATGCAGCTTTTTACAACCTAGGACTCAACTACCACATCCTGATCGAACGGGTCAAAATTATAAATATTATCATATTTTTAGCTTTCAGTGTGACGGTAATTGCTCTAGTTTGGTATAAAAAACGAAAGAAGAAACAGGCATTGTGAGGATCCCAAAAGAGGTCTCTTTTAAAGGTTTATGCTGAACCCACCAAATAGTCTTTCATTTCTGCGCGCTCCATTAGCGCTTCTTTTCATCATTGATAACACAATGATGCGTGTAGCAATCATTCTACTTGCAATGCTCACGGACTGTATTGATGGCTATTTAGCACGGCGGTACCGCTACACATCGCGCTTTGGTGCTGTTTTAGACCCCATCATGGACAAATTTTTTGTCTACGTCGCCCTGTCTGTCCTGGTTTTTGAAAGCCAGATGGAGCTTTGGCAAGCAGGAACAATGCTTACACGCGACTGTTTCCTGTTTATTTTTATGCTTTACCTGGGAATTTCTGGAAATTGGAAAACCTTCCAACTCCGCTCTATTCGCTGGGGGAAAGTTACAACAGCCTCCCAGTTTTGCATCTTGATCGCGATTGTCTTAAAATTCCCCATTCCAGACTTTCTCTACTTGTTCTTCATCTTATTTGGATTCCTTGCATTCATTGAGCTCATCCAATTTTCACGTCGCACTGTACGATAATTCAAAAATTCACTATATTTTTTTTCAAATTACCTGAGA
Coding sequences within:
- a CDS encoding Npt1/Npt2 family nucleotide transporter — its product is MSTQTDVSFSKWRSFLWPIQGREIKKFLPLLLIYALICLNYSVLKVAKDTLVITAPGSGAEAIPFIKVWVILPMALLVTYLFTRLFNRFSQEQVFYIMIGSFISFFALFAFVLYPLRDFLHPHDTADKLQAMLPQGFQGLIAIFRNWSYTLFYVMSELWGTAIMSVLFWGFTNEIISVGEAKRYYGILSVGANIATIFSGYITTFLSLQVIDMSFIFGPDRWGQSLGLVTCVVVAAGLLIMALFRWYNKRVINRDAVLLKMKQDHTETKKTMKMGMRKNFAYLAKSKYLICIAVLVVAFNVGINMVEIIWKDQIKELYPNPNDFIVYMGKVMSAIGWVATFVGLFLSSNLIRRLGWTVSALITPVALLVTGVFFFGFILFKNNPTLVGWTAAIGFTPLALGVLFGTIQNVMSRACKYTLFDSTKEIAFIPLSPESKLKGKAAIDGVGSRVGKSGGSIVHGGLLMLFGSVSLSAPYVGLILLAVVFGWIGAARSLGRQFNLLTTHHEKLEINEEAQPSEKKPLLESV
- a CDS encoding DedA family protein, which gives rise to MQNIIEFIADHSNYAPWMAFGMIILAGFNIPLSIDVIMIVSAVLAATTIPEHTYSLYFSILVGAYFSAWIAYGVGRTIGRKLLKLRWFSKILHEERLTKVGAFYDKHGFLTLLLGRFIPFGVRNCIFMTAGMSHSHFGKFAMRDMVACFVWATTCYAAFYNLGLNYHILIERVKIINIIIFLAFSVTVIALVWYKKRKKKQAL
- a CDS encoding CDP-alcohol phosphatidyltransferase family protein — translated: MLNPPNSLSFLRAPLALLFIIDNTMMRVAIILLAMLTDCIDGYLARRYRYTSRFGAVLDPIMDKFFVYVALSVLVFESQMELWQAGTMLTRDCFLFIFMLYLGISGNWKTFQLRSIRWGKVTTASQFCILIAIVLKFPIPDFLYLFFILFGFLAFIELIQFSRRTVR